A window from Bordetella petrii encodes these proteins:
- a CDS encoding relaxase/mobilization nuclease domain-containing protein, whose translation MAQPDDDRFRPQPGAPRQRGGGGERFVSLVRRQVAKTGQAAGRSMRGRQFGRGRVAARLRGRTPTLRSRRVVIKSRFVMIKPGSDAIAAHLRYIERDGVTRDGERGQAYGAQTDAADTQAFADRCQQDRHQFRFILSSEDAVEIGDLRAFTRTFMQRMEVDLQTRLDWVAVDHWDTDNPHTHIVLRGRADNGQDLVIAPEYMSHGMRERAAELATEWLGPRTEREIADTLQREVQQERFTTLDRSLLRLSVDAEATGASGLRGDSSYQHALAARLQHLTGMGLAHLNDDGRYQLDAKLEATLRSLGERGDILRALHRAMRDQAREYVIESGPALRHPIIGRIADKGLANELYDKGYLVIDAADGRAHYLALPPGMVLADFPTNGIVEVQPIPESAADRNIAKQAAGGLYRPGEHLAELERWQAQREDSQDQKRLPSPEAMVRSHVMRLESLRRAEIVERVDDETWKVPNDLIKQGREHDLKMRHGINITVRSHLPLANQIDARGATWLDRKLIDNGKDLTGQGFGGEAREAMRARAAHLESEGLARRQGLHVIVARGLLNTLRDREVAAVAQRLAMETGLTYQPLGEDGQAAGVYRRSLMLASGRYAMLDDGLGFTLVPWRPVLAQRLGESMSVSIENGRATWELGKQRGRAL comes from the coding sequence ATGGCGCAACCTGACGACGATCGTTTCCGGCCCCAGCCCGGTGCGCCTCGCCAGCGCGGCGGTGGCGGCGAACGCTTTGTGTCGCTGGTGCGCCGTCAGGTGGCCAAGACAGGCCAGGCGGCCGGCCGCTCGATGCGTGGCCGCCAGTTCGGCCGGGGCCGGGTCGCGGCTCGATTGAGAGGGCGCACGCCGACGCTGCGCAGCCGGCGCGTCGTCATCAAATCGCGTTTCGTGATGATCAAACCCGGCTCGGATGCCATCGCCGCGCACCTGCGCTACATCGAGCGCGATGGCGTCACCCGCGACGGCGAACGCGGCCAGGCCTATGGCGCCCAAACCGACGCGGCCGATACGCAAGCTTTCGCCGATCGCTGCCAGCAGGACCGGCACCAATTCCGATTCATACTTTCCAGTGAAGATGCTGTGGAGATTGGCGATCTGCGCGCCTTCACTCGCACCTTCATGCAGCGCATGGAAGTCGATCTGCAAACCCGACTGGATTGGGTGGCCGTCGATCACTGGGACACCGACAATCCGCATACGCATATCGTGCTGCGCGGACGGGCCGATAACGGGCAGGATCTAGTCATTGCACCGGAATATATGAGCCATGGCATGCGCGAGCGCGCTGCCGAGCTGGCCACCGAGTGGCTCGGGCCACGTACGGAACGCGAGATCGCCGACACCTTGCAGCGCGAAGTCCAGCAAGAGCGGTTCACCACCTTGGATCGGTCACTGTTGCGCCTGTCAGTCGACGCCGAGGCAACAGGTGCATCGGGCTTGCGCGGCGACTCGTCTTATCAGCACGCGCTGGCCGCTCGCTTGCAGCATTTGACCGGCATGGGTTTGGCCCATTTGAACGATGATGGCCGCTATCAGCTTGATGCAAAGTTGGAGGCCACGTTACGCAGCCTGGGCGAGCGCGGCGACATTCTGCGCGCCTTGCACCGGGCAATGCGCGACCAGGCACGCGAATACGTCATCGAATCCGGGCCAGCGCTGCGCCATCCCATCATCGGCCGCATTGCCGACAAGGGGCTTGCCAATGAGCTGTATGACAAAGGTTATCTCGTCATCGACGCGGCCGATGGCCGGGCGCATTACCTAGCATTGCCGCCCGGTATGGTGCTGGCCGACTTCCCGACGAATGGCATCGTAGAAGTGCAGCCTATCCCGGAAAGCGCTGCCGACAGAAACATCGCCAAGCAAGCGGCGGGCGGTCTATATCGACCCGGCGAACACTTGGCCGAACTCGAACGCTGGCAAGCGCAGCGTGAAGACAGTCAGGATCAGAAACGCCTGCCCAGTCCCGAAGCCATGGTGCGCTCGCATGTGATGCGTCTCGAAAGTCTGCGGCGTGCCGAGATTGTGGAGCGTGTGGACGATGAAACCTGGAAGGTGCCAAACGATCTCATCAAGCAGGGGCGGGAACATGATCTGAAGATGCGCCACGGCATCAACATCACGGTACGCTCGCACCTGCCTCTGGCGAACCAGATCGACGCGCGGGGCGCAACCTGGCTGGATCGCAAGCTGATCGACAACGGCAAAGACCTGACAGGACAGGGTTTCGGCGGCGAGGCGCGAGAGGCCATGCGGGCGCGTGCGGCCCACTTGGAAAGCGAGGGGCTGGCTCGACGTCAGGGGCTGCACGTCATCGTTGCGCGTGGACTGCTCAATACGCTGCGTGACCGGGAAGTGGCAGCGGTAGCTCAGCGGCTGGCCATGGAAACGGGCCTGACGTATCAGCCGCTGGGCGAAGATGGCCAGGCCGCCGGCGTCTACCGGCGTTCACTAATGCTGGCCAGCGGTCGCTACGCCATGCTGGACGATGGGCTGGGTTTTACGCTAGTGCCATGGCGGCCGGTACTGGCGCAGCGGCTGGGTGAATCCATGTCGGTCTCGATCGAGAATGGCCGGGCGACGTGGGAGTTAGGTAAACAGCGCGGCCGAGCATTGTGA
- a CDS encoding multicopper oxidase family protein — MTLTRRSFLTGAGLAGGSFLAGSLLWPSRANSASTALRIPELIDARTKGQAIVLTAQSGRTAFYSGRESDTLGYNGSYLGPTLRVHRGDDVQIAVTNSLREDTTVHWHGLLIPGELDGGPHQTIRPGATWRPVLPIRQPAATLWYHSHAHGRTAEQVYAGLAGVLIVSDDEERALGLPSEYGVDDLPLVLQDRQFQDGMLVLPQGMMSMMHGRRGDTLMVNGTVNPVARVPRRLVRLRLVNGANSRDFDLAFDDGRSFQWIASEGGLLEGPVELRSLRLAPGERAEIIVDFSDGRPALLEAGPDNTMSMMMRTMTGVTNLGGIGRETVVRFEPQSGEALVKAVPDKLVSWERPNVSNAVRRRRFEMNIGMGGQMRGGMTMFGINGRAFDMSRIDERIRLGDTEIWEVSGEMMAHPFHIHGVHFEVLSRNGSSPGIRDQGLRDTVIVQEPVELLVKFSQTAVSSPFMYHCHILEHEDAGMMGQFLIS, encoded by the coding sequence ATGACATTGACCCGACGATCTTTCCTCACAGGGGCAGGCCTGGCAGGAGGTTCGTTCCTGGCGGGATCCCTCCTATGGCCTTCTAGGGCTAATAGCGCTTCAACGGCGTTACGAATTCCTGAGCTGATTGATGCCCGCACGAAGGGGCAAGCGATTGTGCTGACCGCGCAGTCCGGCAGAACAGCCTTCTACTCCGGGCGTGAAAGCGATACCTTGGGCTATAACGGCAGCTATCTTGGACCGACGTTGCGTGTCCATCGCGGTGATGACGTGCAAATTGCCGTCACCAACTCCCTTCGCGAAGATACAACAGTCCATTGGCATGGGTTACTCATTCCCGGAGAGCTTGATGGCGGTCCACACCAGACGATCCGTCCAGGTGCTACGTGGCGACCCGTGCTTCCCATTCGTCAGCCTGCAGCGACGCTCTGGTATCACTCGCATGCCCATGGTCGTACCGCCGAGCAAGTCTATGCCGGGCTGGCCGGCGTCCTGATCGTTTCTGACGACGAAGAAAGAGCGCTCGGACTACCGTCTGAGTATGGCGTCGATGATCTTCCGTTGGTATTGCAGGATCGACAATTCCAGGATGGGATGCTTGTCCTCCCGCAAGGAATGATGTCGATGATGCACGGCCGACGCGGCGATACGTTGATGGTCAACGGAACCGTCAATCCGGTGGCTCGAGTGCCACGTCGTCTAGTTCGGCTTCGCTTGGTCAATGGGGCCAACTCCAGAGACTTTGATCTCGCCTTTGACGATGGCCGGTCATTTCAATGGATTGCGTCCGAAGGCGGGCTACTCGAAGGGCCAGTGGAATTGCGTTCTTTGAGGCTTGCTCCCGGCGAGCGGGCTGAGATTATTGTTGATTTTTCTGATGGCCGTCCCGCTCTGCTCGAAGCGGGGCCAGACAACACCATGTCGATGATGATGAGAACAATGACAGGCGTCACTAATCTGGGTGGTATCGGACGCGAGACGGTTGTCAGGTTCGAACCGCAGTCAGGAGAGGCACTGGTGAAGGCCGTGCCGGACAAGCTTGTCAGCTGGGAGCGCCCGAACGTTTCGAATGCCGTTCGGCGGCGTCGTTTCGAAATGAACATAGGTATGGGAGGCCAAATGCGCGGCGGAATGACAATGTTCGGCATCAATGGCCGCGCTTTCGATATGTCGCGGATTGACGAAAGGATTCGACTTGGAGACACCGAGATTTGGGAAGTCTCAGGTGAGATGATGGCGCATCCGTTCCATATTCACGGTGTTCACTTTGAGGTACTGAGTCGAAATGGCTCGAGCCCGGGCATCCGTGATCAAGGTCTCCGAGATACGGTCATAGTTCAGGAGCCGGTCGAGTTGCTTGTGAAGTTTTCGCAGACTGCGGTGAGTTCGCCATTTATGTATCACTGCCATATTCTTGAGCACGAGGATGCTGGAATGATGGGGCAATTTTTGATTAGTTAA
- a CDS encoding copper-transporting P-type ATPase, with the protein MHPQIRQIGPGSCPICGMALEPVTVSLDGEQESSELRDFSRRFWIGLVLTLPVVVLEMGGHLFDIHRLVSPQLSNWLQFVLATPVVWWAGWPFFVRAWKSLVFRSLNMFTLIALGTGVAWIYSVVATVAPQWFPENFRTQGAVAVYFEAAAVITVLVLLGQLLELRARERTSGAIKALLNLAPKTAVRVREDDSDETVALESIQVGERLRVRPGEKVPVDGEVLEGRCTVDESMITGEPIPVTKAPGSSVTAGTLNQTGSFVMRAERVGADTLLAQIVQMVAAAQRSRAPIQRLADQVAGWFVPAVIVASVVAFAAWLYWGPAPAFTYALIAMVSVLIIACPCALGLATPMSIMVGVGRAAQHGVLIRDAEVLEQMQKVDLVIVDKTGTLTEGKPKVTSIQPAAAVDRAVLLQMLASVERASEHPLATAIVDAAQEAKLALLPVENFDSPVGKGVIGTVDKKHIVCGSAKFLAEHGIVISAEDSGDSLRAKGATVIYVGIDSHYAGFVSITDPIKESTPQAIDALHRSGVRVVMLTGDSKATARAVAEQLGIDEAIGEVLPEDKSAAVKRFQAEGRIVAMAGDGVNDAPALAAANVGIAMGTGTDVAMESAGVTLLKGDLMGIVRARRASQATMRNIKENLFFAFIYNAAGIPVAAGVLYPIFGVLLSPVIAAAAMALSSVSVIGNALRLRVAKIDE; encoded by the coding sequence ATGCATCCGCAGATTCGGCAGATTGGACCGGGCAGTTGCCCTATCTGTGGCATGGCGCTCGAGCCGGTGACTGTGTCGTTAGACGGCGAGCAAGAAAGTAGCGAGTTGCGTGACTTTTCTCGTCGATTCTGGATCGGCCTGGTGCTTACGTTGCCCGTAGTCGTACTCGAGATGGGAGGGCACCTATTCGACATTCATAGACTGGTGAGTCCACAGTTATCGAATTGGCTGCAATTTGTGTTGGCCACCCCCGTAGTGTGGTGGGCGGGATGGCCATTCTTCGTGCGAGCGTGGAAGTCGCTCGTGTTTCGAAGTCTGAACATGTTCACACTTATTGCATTGGGCACTGGCGTTGCGTGGATCTATAGCGTCGTCGCCACGGTCGCGCCACAATGGTTCCCCGAAAACTTTCGGACTCAGGGAGCTGTCGCAGTCTACTTTGAGGCGGCTGCTGTTATTACGGTGCTTGTCCTACTGGGGCAGCTGCTGGAGCTGCGCGCACGAGAGCGGACTTCTGGAGCGATTAAAGCGCTGTTGAACCTCGCGCCAAAGACGGCGGTTAGGGTCAGAGAAGATGACAGCGACGAGACTGTCGCGTTGGAGTCGATCCAAGTCGGCGAGCGACTGCGAGTTCGGCCGGGTGAGAAAGTCCCTGTAGACGGGGAGGTTCTGGAGGGACGATGCACCGTAGATGAATCGATGATAACGGGTGAACCAATTCCGGTGACAAAGGCGCCAGGGTCCTCTGTTACTGCGGGGACGCTGAACCAAACTGGTAGTTTCGTCATGCGGGCAGAGCGGGTAGGGGCAGATACGCTTCTAGCGCAAATCGTACAGATGGTCGCGGCCGCGCAACGCAGTCGAGCGCCAATTCAGCGGCTGGCTGATCAAGTGGCTGGCTGGTTCGTGCCTGCGGTAATCGTGGCATCTGTGGTTGCCTTTGCCGCCTGGCTTTACTGGGGACCGGCTCCTGCCTTCACGTATGCACTCATCGCGATGGTGTCTGTGCTGATCATTGCGTGCCCTTGCGCGTTGGGGCTGGCTACACCTATGTCGATCATGGTCGGGGTGGGGCGTGCTGCACAGCATGGGGTGCTTATCCGAGACGCCGAAGTGCTCGAGCAGATGCAGAAAGTTGATTTGGTAATTGTGGACAAGACGGGGACGTTGACCGAAGGCAAACCAAAGGTCACCAGTATTCAGCCCGCGGCAGCCGTAGACCGCGCTGTGCTGCTGCAAATGCTGGCCAGCGTGGAGCGCGCCAGCGAGCACCCATTAGCCACTGCGATCGTCGATGCTGCACAAGAGGCGAAGTTGGCGCTTTTACCCGTAGAGAATTTTGATTCTCCCGTTGGTAAGGGGGTAATTGGAACCGTCGACAAAAAGCACATTGTTTGCGGCAGCGCCAAATTCTTGGCAGAGCACGGCATTGTGATATCAGCCGAGGACTCGGGCGATTCGCTACGAGCGAAAGGCGCCACAGTCATTTATGTCGGGATTGATAGTCACTACGCCGGGTTCGTTAGCATCACCGATCCCATCAAGGAGTCGACACCCCAGGCGATCGATGCGCTACACAGGTCGGGAGTCAGAGTTGTGATGCTTACCGGGGACAGCAAAGCGACTGCGCGTGCCGTTGCCGAGCAGCTCGGCATCGATGAGGCTATAGGCGAAGTGCTGCCCGAAGATAAAAGCGCTGCCGTAAAGCGCTTCCAGGCAGAGGGCAGAATTGTTGCCATGGCTGGTGACGGCGTCAATGATGCGCCCGCTTTGGCCGCCGCTAACGTTGGTATAGCCATGGGGACCGGTACTGACGTGGCGATGGAAAGCGCCGGCGTGACGCTGCTGAAAGGCGACCTCATGGGCATCGTACGCGCACGGCGTGCTTCCCAAGCAACGATGCGAAACATCAAAGAGAACTTGTTTTTTGCGTTTATTTATAACGCGGCGGGCATTCCCGTTGCCGCCGGTGTGCTGTATCCGATTTTTGGCGTCCTTCTCTCTCCCGTCATTGCGGCGGCGGCTATGGCGTTGTCATCTGTGAGCGTGATCGGTAACGCGTTGAGGCTTAGAGTCGCGAAAATTGACGAGTAA
- a CDS encoding TolC family protein, with the protein MSPRLDFLTLPLLVGWVAVAHAAPLSFEQAISLAQQESPALRADTAEIRAAQLSVIPAGEQPDPKIALGIDNYPVSGMGRWTMNGESMTMQKVSIMQDFINSDKREARKDGARAAVGVAQAQRRVALLDIRRAVAQGWITRYYLERKVEVLNNIHRDNRIAVTTAGAQVTADRLSPSNALEPRIAAADIEDLKDQLTRDISKSKANLRQYIGSAADEPLIGAPPPMEVEIGALREGLDRHPLWDSYDAQARSASAAIREADAEKKPDWGVELGFQRRDPQFGNMVSLQFTWELPIFSSTRQGPRADAKRQDLIRVNAERETARRERSSALESTFSDYEAASRLGHRLATTTLPLARSSVDLQYASYRAGKSSLKQVLAVRRLLLDQQLKLIDLQWQQAMLAAELYFSYGELAQ; encoded by the coding sequence ATGTCTCCTCGTTTGGATTTTCTTACCCTGCCATTGTTGGTAGGGTGGGTGGCCGTGGCTCACGCCGCCCCGCTTTCGTTTGAACAGGCAATCTCTTTAGCACAACAAGAATCCCCCGCCTTACGCGCCGATACCGCGGAAATACGAGCCGCTCAGCTTTCGGTCATCCCTGCAGGAGAACAACCGGATCCCAAGATTGCGCTCGGCATCGACAACTATCCCGTATCGGGAATGGGCCGATGGACCATGAATGGAGAGTCGATGACCATGCAAAAGGTCTCCATCATGCAAGACTTCATCAACTCGGATAAACGAGAGGCTCGCAAAGACGGTGCTCGCGCCGCCGTTGGTGTGGCCCAGGCCCAGCGGCGTGTTGCGCTACTGGACATTCGGCGGGCTGTCGCCCAAGGGTGGATCACCCGGTATTACCTCGAGCGCAAAGTGGAGGTTCTCAACAATATCCACCGCGACAACAGAATTGCGGTAACGACGGCCGGCGCACAAGTCACAGCCGACCGCCTATCGCCGTCCAATGCTCTTGAACCCCGTATCGCGGCGGCTGATATCGAAGACCTGAAAGACCAACTGACGCGAGACATTTCAAAGTCCAAAGCGAACTTGCGGCAATACATCGGCTCGGCGGCCGATGAACCCTTAATAGGCGCTCCGCCACCCATGGAAGTTGAAATCGGTGCATTGCGCGAAGGGCTAGATCGCCACCCTCTGTGGGACTCCTATGATGCTCAGGCGCGCAGCGCCAGTGCCGCCATTCGAGAAGCCGATGCGGAGAAGAAACCCGACTGGGGCGTAGAACTCGGATTCCAGCGGCGAGACCCGCAATTCGGCAATATGGTGTCCCTGCAATTCACCTGGGAATTGCCTATCTTTTCATCGACGCGACAGGGACCTCGCGCCGACGCCAAACGTCAAGATCTCATACGTGTCAACGCCGAACGCGAGACAGCCAGGCGGGAACGCAGTAGCGCTCTCGAGAGCACATTTTCCGATTACGAGGCGGCATCCCGCCTGGGCCACCGTTTGGCCACCACGACGCTGCCGCTCGCACGATCCTCTGTGGACTTGCAGTACGCCAGCTATCGAGCCGGAAAATCCTCTCTGAAGCAAGTTCTGGCGGTTCGTCGCCTGCTGCTCGATCAGCAACTCAAACTCATTGACCTGCAATGGCAACAAGCGATGCTCGCCGCAGAACTCTACTTCAGCTATGGAGAGTTAGCCCAATGA
- a CDS encoding efflux RND transporter periplasmic adaptor subunit — MKASFTLGQITLGMVVAAAIAAGAGYALANRNVPTSSAVSTAINSKGDRQVLYWYDPMVPTQHFDKPGKSPFMDMELVPKYADEGNGAQGIMIEPTIQQNLGIRIVKVQQGPIPGAIEATASIKLNDRLVTILQARTTGYVDKVYPLAPGDVLASGTPIAELIVPEWEGAQLEFLALMRSGERSLARAARERMRLLGMPDDLIERVERTRKAQPTLTIRAPSTGLLQTLNVRNGMAVSAGTVLAQLNGLDAVWLDAAVPETQARAMRPGLEAKVSFPAFPGHTVVGKVSYILPEVDAASRTARIRIELQNPDGQLRPGLFAKVEFAHTGEKAGLLIPSESVIRSGKRNVVIAVTDNGRFLPTEVQLNGEADGKTVVAKGLKEGQGVVASGQFLIDSEANLRGVLARLATDSSAAATPSAGPTTGASHHKATGTVKTITPTDITISHGPVPSIGWPAMTMTFKVIDPGLTRDIKTGEAVAFQFVQEEDSYVVQTIQASGASR, encoded by the coding sequence ATGAAGGCCTCATTCACTCTCGGTCAAATCACGCTTGGCATGGTCGTAGCCGCAGCTATTGCGGCAGGCGCAGGCTATGCCCTAGCCAATCGCAACGTACCGACATCATCGGCCGTATCTACTGCCATAAATTCCAAGGGCGATCGGCAAGTACTCTACTGGTATGACCCCATGGTGCCCACTCAGCACTTTGATAAGCCGGGAAAGTCCCCCTTCATGGACATGGAGTTAGTGCCTAAATACGCCGACGAAGGAAACGGCGCGCAAGGCATCATGATCGAACCTACCATCCAACAGAACCTGGGCATTCGAATCGTCAAAGTTCAACAAGGTCCAATACCAGGCGCTATTGAAGCGACGGCCAGCATAAAGTTGAATGACCGCCTCGTAACCATACTGCAGGCGAGAACCACCGGATACGTTGACAAAGTCTACCCCCTGGCGCCGGGCGACGTTCTAGCGAGCGGAACACCCATTGCCGAGTTGATTGTTCCAGAATGGGAAGGGGCGCAATTAGAGTTTCTCGCCCTGATGCGAAGTGGCGAGCGCTCCCTCGCTCGCGCCGCTCGCGAACGCATGCGGCTTTTGGGGATGCCAGACGATTTGATCGAGCGTGTCGAGCGCACCCGCAAGGCGCAACCCACCTTGACAATCAGAGCCCCATCAACCGGACTGCTCCAGACACTCAACGTGCGTAACGGAATGGCTGTCAGCGCGGGAACAGTTCTGGCGCAACTCAATGGATTGGATGCGGTCTGGCTCGATGCCGCTGTTCCTGAGACCCAAGCCCGAGCGATGCGGCCCGGCCTAGAAGCGAAGGTGAGTTTCCCTGCATTCCCCGGACACACAGTCGTTGGGAAAGTCAGCTACATCCTGCCTGAGGTAGACGCAGCCAGTCGGACGGCGCGGATACGCATCGAACTCCAAAATCCGGATGGCCAGCTCAGACCAGGTCTATTTGCCAAGGTAGAGTTTGCTCACACAGGAGAAAAGGCCGGCCTACTTATTCCTTCCGAATCGGTAATCCGCTCAGGCAAGCGGAATGTGGTCATCGCAGTAACCGACAACGGCCGATTTTTGCCGACGGAAGTACAGCTAAACGGCGAGGCCGATGGAAAGACGGTGGTCGCGAAAGGCCTCAAAGAGGGCCAAGGCGTAGTGGCTTCAGGACAGTTCTTGATCGACTCTGAAGCGAATCTACGCGGGGTACTCGCGCGCTTGGCGACCGACAGCTCGGCTGCAGCAACACCTTCCGCCGGGCCAACAACCGGTGCCAGCCACCACAAGGCGACGGGCACAGTGAAAACCATTACGCCGACAGATATAACCATATCGCACGGCCCCGTCCCATCGATAGGCTGGCCCGCCATGACAATGACGTTCAAAGTGATCGATCCCGGGCTGACGCGGGATATCAAGACTGGCGAGGCAGTCGCATTCCAATTCGTTCAAGAAGAGGACAGCTATGTGGTCCAGACCATCCAAGCCTCGGGAGCATCTCGATGA